The window GACGTTCGAGGTTTCGAGGTTGCCGGAACGGATGACGCCGCGCCCGTCAAGACCGGCAACGCCGACCTGCGGCGTGCCGCTGGCCGCGCTTTCGGCGAGCAGGTTGCCGCCGATCGGCTGAAGGCCTGCGGGGTTCATGAAGCTCGCCAGTTCGACCTGGCCAAGCTGTGTCGGCTCAGTCTGGCCTTGCAGCGTCGCGGTGACGGTGCCGTCATTGCCGATGGTGATGCCGGTCGCGCCCTGAGGCACGGTAAGCTGCGGCACGAGCGGAAGGCCGTCGCTGGTGACGACGATCCCTTCTGCGGTCGTGCTGAAATTACCCGCGCGGGTATAGGCGAGCGTGCCGTCGGGGCGCTGGACCTGGAAGAAGCCCGAACCCTCGATGGCCATGTCCAGCGCGTTGCCGGTCTGGCTGAGCGTGCCCTGCGTGTTGATCTTGCTGGTGCCCTGCATCGAGACGCCGGAACCCAGGTTCAGGCCGGTCGCGAACTTGTTTTCGCTGTCCGAATTCGCGCCCGCCGCGACCATCTGCTGATAGGCGAGGGTTTCGAAATCGGCGCGGTCGCGCTTGAAGCCGGTCGTGTTGACGTTCGCCAGGTTGTTGGCGATCACGCGCATCTTCGTATTCTGCGCGTCAAGGCCGGTGCGGGCGACGTGAAGGGCTGCGTTGGTCATCGTCTAACTCCGTGATGCCGTTAGGCTTGCACAACGAAAAGCAAGGTTCGTGCCAAATTAACCATCAAGCCGCATGAGCGACGCGCCGCCGTCGTCCAGCTGCTTGGCGGTGTCGATCAGCTTGACCTGGGTTTCCCAGGCACGGCTGGCTTCGATCATCTGAACGAGCGCGGAGGTGGCGTTGACGTTGGAGCCTTCGAGCGAGCCGCCGGTGACGGTCGCCAGCGGGTCTTGCGGCAGAGCGCCGCCATTGGT of the Sphingobium herbicidovorans genome contains:
- the flgG gene encoding flagellar basal-body rod protein FlgG, whose product is MTNAALHVARTGLDAQNTKMRVIANNLANVNTTGFKRDRADFETLAYQQMVAAGANSDSENKFATGLNLGSGVSMQGTSKINTQGTLSQTGNALDMAIEGSGFFQVQRPDGTLAYTRAGNFSTTAEGIVVTSDGLPLVPQLTVPQGATGITIGNDGTVTATLQGQTEPTQLGQVELASFMNPAGLQPIGGNLLAESAASGTPQVGVAGLDGRGVIRSGNLETSNVNVVEELVDMIETQRAYEVNSKMIKATDEMLQYVNQQL